One region of Dehalobacter sp. 12DCB1 genomic DNA includes:
- a CDS encoding helix-turn-helix domain-containing protein yields the protein MPIAVKLESLLSQKNIPFSVFAEKAGVTKYNLSTLKSNRAKLIRFSSLDRICKTLNCQPGDILEYIPDEEKVEVSEKNRSKEV from the coding sequence ATGCCCATTGCTGTAAAGCTCGAAAGCCTATTATCGCAAAAAAATATTCCCTTTTCTGTGTTTGCGGAAAAGGCCGGCGTTACAAAATATAATCTTTCAACCCTGAAATCAAATAGGGCCAAACTGATTCGTTTTTCTTCTTTGGATAGAATTTGTAAAACTTTGAATTGTCAGCCCGGAGACATATTGGAATATATACCTGATGAAGAGAAAGTTGAGGTAAGCGAAAAAAACCGATCAAAAGAGGTGTAA
- a CDS encoding phosphohydrolase, protein MYFNECIKDILNCEQVLQLDRYKRHGNTTCFRHSVAVAYYSYLLCSRLGKGFNCRSVIRGALLHDFFPYDHGLHGLSYSKAVLENAESYFWLNIVERDIIQTHRWPLAVRLPKYKETLVSAW, encoded by the coding sequence ATGTATTTTAATGAGTGCATAAAAGATATTCTCAATTGCGAACAGGTTTTGCAGCTTGACCGCTATAAGCGGCATGGTAATACAACCTGCTTCAGACACAGTGTGGCGGTCGCATATTACAGTTACCTGCTTTGCAGCCGGTTGGGAAAGGGCTTCAATTGCAGAAGCGTCATCAGAGGCGCGCTGCTGCATGATTTTTTCCCTTACGACCATGGATTGCACGGACTTTCGTATTCCAAAGCGGTGCTTGAAAATGCGGAGAGCTATTTTTGGCTCAATATAGTCGAGCGGGACATTATTCAAACGCACAGGTGGCCGTTGGCAGTCAGACTTCCAAAATATAAGGAAACATTGGTGTCTGCATGGTAG
- a CDS encoding DegV family protein: MTIVLTAASKRGRRFDGNHGFPSDRKIQSGVPPADKVAAAAHVRKAPRSGRGLCLDLCAAEQGAYMIKDYVIFTDAASDLPAELIDAHHISVIPMYFEMEGKSYQHYPDGRELGYSKFYEMLRSGKMAKTSQINSSDFGDYFEPVLKSGLDILYIAFSSGLSGTYQSSVIAAKELMEKYPERKVYCVDSRCASAGEGMLVYHAALKKQEGLNIDELNDWVLQNHNHLCHWFTVNDLNHLKRGGRLSAASAVVGTMLSVKPILHVDKEGGLVLREKTRGRRKSLESLVAHMEESCVKPKEQTIFIGHGDSFNDAVILSIMVKQRFAVKDVIISNVGPIIGTHTGPDMIGLFFFGSGK; encoded by the coding sequence GTGACCATTGTTCTGACTGCGGCATCAAAGCGCGGCAGGCGGTTTGACGGAAACCACGGGTTTCCTTCAGACCGAAAGATCCAATCCGGCGTGCCGCCCGCCGATAAAGTGGCAGCCGCGGCGCATGTCCGAAAAGCCCCACGCTCCGGCCGGGGCCTTTGTTTGGATTTGTGCGCCGCAGAGCAAGGAGCTTATATGATAAAAGATTATGTTATTTTTACCGATGCCGCGTCAGACCTCCCGGCAGAGCTCATTGACGCTCATCATATTTCCGTTATTCCCATGTATTTTGAAATGGAAGGCAAAAGCTATCAGCATTACCCTGACGGCAGAGAGCTTGGATATTCCAAATTCTATGAAATGCTCCGCTCGGGGAAAATGGCTAAAACATCGCAGATCAACAGCTCGGATTTTGGGGATTATTTCGAGCCTGTATTGAAAAGCGGGCTGGATATTCTCTACATAGCCTTTTCATCGGGCTTAAGCGGCACGTATCAATCTTCGGTAATAGCCGCAAAAGAATTGATGGAAAAGTATCCTGAGCGAAAGGTGTACTGCGTGGACTCGCGTTGTGCCAGCGCAGGAGAGGGTATGCTTGTATACCACGCCGCGCTTAAAAAACAGGAAGGATTGAACATAGACGAGCTGAATGATTGGGTGCTTCAAAACCACAATCACCTGTGCCATTGGTTTACGGTAAACGACCTCAATCATTTGAAGCGCGGGGGCAGACTGAGTGCCGCATCCGCCGTAGTAGGTACTATGCTTTCGGTAAAACCGATTCTTCATGTTGATAAGGAAGGCGGTCTTGTCCTACGCGAAAAAACACGTGGACGCCGAAAATCGCTTGAATCGCTTGTCGCCCATATGGAGGAATCCTGTGTTAAGCCGAAGGAGCAGACAATCTTCATCGGCCACGGAGACAGCTTCAACGACGCGGTAATCCTTTCAATTATGGTAAAGCAGAGGTTTGCTGTTAAGGATGTAATTATCAGCAATGTCGGGCCGATCATTGGCACCCATACCGGGCCTGATATGATCGGACTGTTTTTCTTTGGCAGCGGGAAATAA
- a CDS encoding DegV family protein, which translates to MIKITADSTCDLSPEILIDRGITLMPLCILVDDKAFRDGVDITPADIFRYVDEEGKTCKTAAVNVYEYEHFFAEFSPKNEAVIHICIGSDFSSCYQSAVQAAQSFKNVHVVDSRNLSSGSGHIVYDAASMAKDGLEPEEICSRLEATIPKVDASFVIDRLDYLHKGGRCSGLEAIGARLLQIKPCIEVVDGKMKVGKKYRGNFERCLEHYVKDRLYIKQDIDYSRVFITHPMCSAQTVAKIREVICQYAQFDEVIETRTGCTVANHCGPNTLGILFKRRSRKESHAAY; encoded by the coding sequence ATGATTAAAATAACCGCGGACAGCACCTGTGACCTCTCTCCCGAGATTTTAATCGATAGGGGCATTACGTTGATGCCACTTTGCATTCTTGTGGATGACAAAGCATTTCGGGACGGCGTGGACATCACGCCTGCGGACATATTCAGATATGTGGACGAGGAAGGAAAAACATGCAAGACCGCAGCCGTGAATGTTTATGAATATGAGCATTTCTTTGCAGAGTTTTCACCGAAAAACGAGGCGGTCATTCATATCTGCATCGGCTCGGATTTTTCCTCCTGTTATCAGAGTGCGGTTCAGGCGGCACAGAGTTTTAAGAATGTTCATGTGGTTGACTCGCGCAACCTCTCCAGCGGAAGCGGGCATATCGTTTATGACGCCGCATCAATGGCAAAGGATGGTCTGGAGCCGGAGGAGATTTGCAGCAGGCTGGAGGCAACGATTCCTAAAGTGGACGCAAGCTTTGTGATTGACCGTCTGGATTATTTGCATAAGGGTGGGCGCTGTTCAGGGCTTGAAGCCATCGGAGCAAGATTGCTTCAGATAAAGCCATGCATTGAAGTCGTTGACGGAAAAATGAAAGTCGGGAAAAAATACAGGGGAAATTTTGAACGCTGTCTTGAACACTATGTAAAAGACAGGCTGTATATCAAACAAGACATCGACTATAGCAGGGTGTTTATCACACATCCCATGTGTTCCGCGCAGACCGTTGCAAAAATAAGAGAGGTTATTTGTCAATATGCCCAATTTGACGAGGTCATTGAAACCCGAACGGGATGCACGGTTGCGAACCATTGCGGACCCAATACGCTCGGCATTCTATTTAAACGCAGGAGCAGAAAGGAAAGCCATGCCGCATATTGA
- a CDS encoding putative ABC transporter permease — MIFLSQYFLWLITYSFLGWAYESAICSIDERRLVNRGFLNGPICPVYGFGALASIFVLDQRTDNVIILFFAGMILTCTVEYITAVLLETLFHAKWWDYSNHRVNFQGRVSLLGAVVFGILSVLLIKYIHPFVGGLTNQLPDWTLVSAAVIIFLVVMLDLYITVRHLLHLNGRLAEIQSALDRFIDQYTKRAGDLKNALFDKFEESEFYNERIKKLINVGRFQDTRLVRAFPKLKSLRYNDAWQKLRSIVLTTDKKD, encoded by the coding sequence TTGATTTTTTTATCACAGTATTTTTTGTGGCTGATTACCTATAGCTTTTTGGGATGGGCTTATGAATCCGCCATTTGTTCCATAGATGAACGCAGACTTGTGAATCGAGGATTTTTGAATGGCCCGATCTGTCCGGTATATGGTTTTGGGGCTTTGGCTTCCATATTTGTTTTGGATCAGAGAACGGACAATGTCATTATTCTGTTTTTTGCCGGCATGATTTTAACCTGTACGGTCGAATATATTACAGCCGTGTTGCTTGAAACGCTGTTTCATGCGAAATGGTGGGATTATTCCAACCATCGCGTCAACTTTCAGGGCCGGGTCAGCCTGCTGGGGGCGGTGGTTTTCGGCATCCTGTCGGTGCTGCTGATAAAGTATATTCATCCCTTTGTCGGCGGTCTTACAAATCAGTTGCCCGATTGGACGCTGGTTTCTGCCGCCGTTATCATTTTTCTTGTCGTCATGCTTGATTTATATATCACGGTGCGGCACTTGCTTCATCTCAACGGCAGGCTGGCGGAAATCCAGTCTGCCCTTGATCGTTTCATAGATCAATACACAAAACGCGCGGGAGACTTGAAAAACGCTCTGTTTGACAAGTTTGAAGAGAGCGAGTTTTATAACGAGCGAATCAAAAAGCTGATCAATGTAGGCAGATTCCAGGACACCAGGCTTGTCCGCGCCTTTCCGAAATTGAAGTCTTTAAGGTATAACGATGCGTGGCAAAAACTGAGAAGCATAGTGTTGACTACGGATAAAAAGGATTGA
- a CDS encoding radical SAM protein, whose amino-acid sequence MNNIIGSTGLKLAYAYLNSNPEKNVPKLMDWMDRFDKKETMKGQLNAVRKVIEDKDNNWYKLILSMWTDVDPGVRKAFFNNFILNENFIGFPIQEVNKEKYDCNIPWAILMDPTSACNLQCTGCWAAEYGNKMSMSYETLDSIIRQGKELGVYFFVYSGGEPLVRKKDIIRLCEKHSDCEFLAFTNGTLIDEEFADEMLRVKNFVPAISIEGFEDATDSRRGKGTFQAVIRAMELLKRKKLVFGASLCYTSHNTEVIGSEEFFDYMIGKGAKFAWFFTYMPVSVDAAPELMVTADQREFMYRQIRKFRTTKPLFTMDFWNDGEYAGGCIAGGRRYLHINAGGDIEPCAFIHYADSNIHQKTLLDALQSPLFMQYHKNQPFNENHLRPCPLLDNPERIVDMIEASGAKSTDMIKPEDVRDLSAKCDHAAENWAVTAERLWAESHGCDHCSDCGIKARQAV is encoded by the coding sequence ATGAACAACATTATCGGTTCCACAGGGTTGAAACTGGCGTATGCCTATTTGAATTCCAATCCTGAAAAGAATGTCCCGAAGCTCATGGACTGGATGGATCGTTTTGATAAGAAGGAGACCATGAAAGGGCAGTTAAACGCAGTCCGCAAGGTCATCGAGGATAAGGACAATAACTGGTATAAGCTGATTCTCAGCATGTGGACGGATGTTGATCCTGGGGTGCGGAAGGCGTTTTTCAATAACTTCATATTAAATGAAAACTTTATCGGATTTCCTATACAGGAGGTCAACAAGGAAAAGTACGACTGTAACATACCATGGGCGATCCTGATGGACCCCACCTCAGCCTGCAACCTCCAATGTACAGGTTGCTGGGCGGCCGAATATGGGAACAAGATGTCCATGAGTTATGAGACGCTGGACAGCATCATCCGGCAGGGCAAGGAACTGGGGGTATATTTCTTTGTCTATTCCGGCGGCGAGCCGCTCGTTCGCAAAAAAGACATCATCCGTCTCTGCGAAAAACACAGTGACTGTGAGTTCCTTGCCTTTACAAATGGTACCTTAATCGATGAGGAGTTCGCAGACGAAATGCTGCGCGTAAAGAATTTTGTACCTGCAATAAGTATTGAAGGCTTTGAAGATGCAACGGATTCCCGGCGTGGCAAGGGGACTTTTCAGGCAGTCATCCGTGCCATGGAGCTCCTCAAGCGTAAAAAGCTTGTCTTTGGCGCTTCCCTTTGTTATACGAGCCATAATACAGAGGTAATCGGCAGTGAAGAGTTTTTCGACTACATGATCGGGAAAGGCGCGAAGTTTGCGTGGTTCTTTACCTATATGCCGGTAAGTGTCGATGCTGCTCCCGAGTTGATGGTAACCGCAGATCAACGGGAATTCATGTATCGGCAGATTCGCAAATTCCGGACAACAAAGCCGCTGTTTACTATGGACTTTTGGAACGACGGCGAATATGCCGGGGGCTGTATTGCGGGCGGCCGGAGATATTTGCATATCAACGCGGGCGGCGACATCGAGCCATGCGCGTTCATCCATTACGCGGACTCCAATATCCATCAAAAAACCTTGCTTGATGCATTGCAATCTCCGCTGTTCATGCAATACCACAAGAATCAGCCCTTCAATGAGAACCATCTGCGTCCCTGCCCCCTGCTCGACAATCCAGAGCGTATTGTTGACATGATCGAAGCATCCGGCGCAAAATCCACAGATATGATAAAGCCGGAGGATGTCCGTGATTTAAGCGCAAAATGTGACCACGCCGCCGAAAATTGGGCCGTGACGGCGGAAAGGCTATGGGCAGAGTCGCACGGTTGTGACCATTGTTCTGACTGCGGCATCAAAGCGCGGCAGGCGGTTTGA